One Algoriphagus sp. Y33 genomic window, TGTAACATCATCCAGACGCTCGGCTTCAATGACTTCCCAGTTGCCTTTTAAGAAATGGAGGTTTACATCATCAAAAGTAGCCTGCCCCAACTCTACGATTTGTTTGTTAACACCATCATTGGATAAAACAATCTCTCCATTTTCGACAGTAGTAACTTGATTGCTTATCCGTAGTCCATTGGAAACCTCAAGCGTATTACTGTTCAAATCAAAATTCACTGGTTGATCGCCAAAGAGATTTACACTGAATGCATATGCATTGGCAGGAAAGTCAACTGTAGAACTGCCGGCAATCCCATCAAATACTACTCTTGAACTGAGTGTAGGGACTTTGTTGATCGGAGGGCCATTTGATGAAGCGGACCAATTCTTTTCATTATTCCAATTGCCACCGGATCCTCCAATCCAATAAAGGGTTTCATCTGCACCATCAAGAGTCCCCGCTTTCATCACAAGCGAAAAATCTTGGGAACCATTTACCAATTCACCTTTATGTGAAATTTTAACTCTATATTTTTGGGATATGGGAGAAGAAATTAAAATCTGCTCTACATTATCCCTAAAGTTATCTTTATCTTGAGCTGCACTAGCTGTGGGCCCTGCATCCGGATTCAGAGTCCAGGGGAAGTAGGATTTCCCTTGTTCATCTACTACACGGATGTCAAGGTCATTTACAAGCATAAGATTCTTTGGATTCAAAGAGGCAGCTGCCGGTGTACCGGAAGGATCAGTCCATGCAATGGTAATTCGGATAGCGTTGACACCATCAGAAATAAATTCGTATTCATATATTTCTTTATTAGCAAGATTAACCTCTCGTATAATTTCAGAAGAACCATTTTCATTCAGAATGATATTGGCAGCGGCTTCCGTATCAAGCAGTCCCCAACCGTATACATAATCAGGTCCTGTATTTTGACCGGCTTCTTTGGTGGTATTGAGTACCAGAGCTTTCAAAGTAGAAGCCCACATAAAACGTCCGTTGTTTCGTTTACTATACAATTGTTGAAGCAACAAGAGTGACCCGGTTACATTTGGAGATGCCATGGATGTTCCACTTAGTGTCGCATATGCATCTGAGGATCCTCCATTGGCAATAGCAGAACTAAAAACACCCACTCCCATACCTACCAAATCCGGTTTTATTCTCCCGTCATCTGTAGGTCCCCAACTTGAAAAGTTACTCATCGAGACATCCGAAGGCCTGGAATAATTTGGCACATTACTCACTGCTCCTACTGTAATTACATTTTTCGCCACACCTTCCGGGCCTATGGTATCATCAGGTCCATCGGGATCTCTACTGCCATCACCGGAATCACTCCGGTCATTTCCGGCAGCCCAGACCACCGTATAATAAGGTTTGGAAAAAATCAAATCATCCAATCCCTTACTTTTGGAAGAGTAAAACCCGAATCTATAGTCTTCGTCAGGATCTATACTAGCGTTTCCAGCCCATGCCCAATTGTTGCTGGAATTAGTGTACCAACCCAAAACCACCCCATAGGAATGGTTGGAAACAAGGTGCCCACCGGGTTTTGTGATTGGATCATACGCATTGTTATTCATTTTTGAGAGATCACTTTCCCAATTGAATGCCCACCCAGTAGCCTCAGAAGCCATTCCTTTTGCGTTTTCCCTAATCCCGGATGCAAGTATCGTCCCTGAAACGTGGGTAGAGTGGTTGGAAATAGTTTCCGTAGAACCATCCACTTGAGTAAGCCTGCCTTTGTATTCTACATGGTCAATCTTTGGTCTAGTTTGATCATAAATACCCACAACCATGTCTTTTCCAGTGAGATTGACTCCCAGATTTCCATTTGGTTGTAAAGCTACAGTACCTGTAGTATTTGCAGCATTTACATTCATTGTTTTATAATAGACCGGATTTTCCGTCTGATCAAAGTATTGCAATTCTGCTATTTCACCATTACTCAAAGTAAGTCTTAACGGAATTTCCCTGGCATTCGCCTTTTGTATAAGCAAATGCTTTGGCATAAATAGATGCTGATAATCCTGATCAAATGAAGAATTGATCTGAGTCCTGGCACTGCTTAACTCACTTTTGACAGAACTATGGCTTTGCCCAAAGAGTACTGCAGCAGCAACTACAAGCAGTGTAAGAGTTAATATAATTTTCCTCATATCTCTTGATTACGTTACCAATTCTATAAACCGCTATAAATTAATCAAAGTTTAAAAAAAAGAGGGCTATCCTCAGCCCTCTTTTTGTATCTAAAGAAATAACAGACTACTTTTTTGTCAGTACGACATCGCCACCATCTCCCCAGGTATTCACCCAAGTGATTGATATTGTCCCATCCTCGTTAACAATCCCATTGATGGTATATGAATCACCATATTGGTCTGTATTCGAAGGTTCACCAGTGATGACGCTACAGACATCGTAGACAGTACCACTTGGTGCTGCATCACCATACATCCCAGGAAATATCCCAAAGCTGATATCATCCACCAGATACGCTCCAGTGCCTGAAACTTCAAAATTAACCTCATCATCCAAGGAATAGTTGGTTAAAGTCTGATCTGCACCTCCAGTACCGTCCCCAATCTTAAGCGTTTCGTAAAACACAGAATATGTTCCTTCTAGTTCTGATTGACAAATCACCCTGATTGCCAAAGTAACCGAACCATAGTTTGTGGAAACCTGAGCTCCGTCTGCACTTGTAATATTCAAGACAAGATTAGGTGATTCTGAAGGATCAATGTTTCCTGTCAAAACCGTAATGGGAATAGTTTCAACAAACTCGTTTGCACTAATAGTCGTAGAAGTAGCTTCAAATGTATAGTGTACTCCAGCTATTGCTGTCGAACTTGGATCTACTTCTATATTTACATTGATCGGATTACTACTAACTGTAGAAACTCTATTTAGTTGAAGATCTACTACATCGATCTGGTCATCATTTAGTCTTACAAATGAAGCCGTCCGTCCATTAGGCAATCTTCCATCCTCAAATTCAACGAACCCTCCGTCAAAAATAGCATCAGCACCCTGATCGTCAAAGCAAGCAGTCATTGACATAGATGTCAAAATCACTGCTAAGAATATATATAACTTATTCAATTTCATAATTTTCTGATTTTTAGTTATAACCAGGATTATTTTCCAACAGATCATTCAGAATAATTTCATCCTGAGGAATGGGTGCAAGGATACGATAATCACTGTAAGGAACAGGTTCAATTGATCCAGCCTTAGAGATGGTTAGCCCATTCCGTTTTAAGTCAAACCATCGATGTCCCTCTAGCGCAAATTCAATTCTTCGTTCAGTTAGAATTGCCTGGAAAAGAGCATTGCCCGACAGTCCCGCCAATGAACTTACTCCCCTCTTGCTTCTTAATGCATTCAAATCAGCAAGGGCTCCTGTAGCATCTCCGGTTTTCTGTCTAGCCTCTGCTCTGATCAAGTATAACTCAGAAGCACGTAAAATGGGAAGATTTTCCAAGAAGTCACCCTTAGCTCCCAGCCATTTTTTTGATTCATACACCACCCCATCTGCGCCGCTTCGGGTAGTTTCCTCCCACATATTTCTTCTCACGTCACCTGCACTATATGAATCAAGAAGCTCATCTGTAGCTGTTACAATAAACTGAGCGCCTGTATAGACATCTGCAGTCAATGAACTCATAGAGTTGTTTACACCATCCACACTTGACCAATCCACCGATCTGATTTCAATTTCGAAAACCGATTCAGGATTTGGAAAGGTATTAAAAGCAGCTTCATACCCGGCAGCTTCCAACAACCCCTCCCCGGTGTTATCCAGCCCGAAAGTAGCCATAGCTTGTGTAGCCATCGACGCTGCTTCTGAGTCTTTTCCTTCGTAAAGGTAAACTCTAGCCAATAACAACTCAGCAGCCCCCTTAGAGGCTCGGTAAATCCCTTCAGTACCTATTGCCTCAGTCCCAAGGCTTGAAACAGCATTGCTTAGATCGGACTCAATCTGATCATAAACTTCTCTATTTGTGCTTCTGGCTCTAAAATCGGCATTTGAAAAGCCCAATGTCGGGGTAGTCCTCAAAATAACCGATGTTGACCATCCGTTTACTTCCTGACCGGGTTCATAACCATACACTCTCGCTAAATCAAAGTAAAACAATGCCCGAAGAAAATAAGCCTCTCCTTTAAGTTGGGTGCGAAGCCCCTCATCCCCTTCTACCTCCTCTATTTCGGTAAGAAGAATATTGGCTTCATTGATTCCAGCGTAAATGCCTCTGAATTCATTTGTATCCTCGTCAAAATCCCAAAGGTTGATATGAGCTCTATCTGCGTTAACTTCCTGTCCTATATATCTACCGGTGTTGGCAATGATTCTTAGGTTATCTGCCATGATTTCGGGAGCGACCATCATCGTCTGCCCATAATAGTCAAAGCTTCTTACTTTTCCATAAATAGATAACAATAAGGATTCAAAGCTCTCTACATCCGTAAAGGCTGTCTCAGGAGTTAAGTCTTGCCTTGGTTCGGTCTCCAGCATGCTATCACACGCACCAAAGAATAGCACACTTCCTACTATAAATATTTTTATAAAATTTTTCATCCTTAGTTCCGATTAGAAGTTAAGATTGATACCAGCCGTGATCTGCTTCCCATTTGGAAAGGAACCGTAAGTAGTTTCACCTACCGAGTTAACCTCTGGATCTATCCCATTGTATTTAGTGAAAGTGGCCAAGTTCATTCCTTGCACATAGATAGTTGCACTGCTCATTCCTATTTTTTGGGCAGTGGCTGTCCCTAAGGTATACTTCAGCGTCACTTGTTTCAATCTTACATATCCACCATCACTCAATAGTCTTGTAGATGCTGTTCCAATATTTGAGGTTCCCGGAGCTTGCCCCCCTTCGTAGGGCTTACCTACCGTGGTCACATCCCCAGGCTGCTTCCAATAATCTTCCTGACTTACAAACTGATTGTCAGGTCCAGACCCCCAAGCTCCTAGATTGTAGATATCTGAGTTCCATACCTTATTTCCAAATTGCCCTTGGAAAAACAATTCCAATGAAATAGGCCCATAAGTAAAACTATTGGCAAAACCGCCGTAGCTGCTCGGAAGTGCGCTACCTCTATAATCCAGTGTAGATTCTCCTACTAAGTAGGTATAACCTCCATTTCCATCAGCATACATCGCAAGACCATTCGCTGGATTCACGCCTAGGTATTCATTTGTATACCAGAATTCAATTGGTCTCCCAACGATCAGGTCGTTTCCAACTCTCTCCAGTCCATCGTAAAGAGAGAGCAGCTCATTTTGCAAAAAGGTAATATTGAATGCCGTACTCCACTGAAATTTACCTGCAACTATATTTGTGGTCTGCAAGTCAATATCAATACCTTGGTTTCTTACTTCCCCTGTATTACGGTTGATTTCGCCAAATCCCGAATCCACGGGAAGCGGGGTATCAAACAGGAGAGATTTAGAATTTTTTCTCCAGAAATCAACTGTAGCAATGATTCTACCATTGAACATGGTTCCGTCCACTCCAATATTAAATGTTTCAGCTTCCTCCCAAGTCAAAAGATCGTTGCCTAACTGACTAATGCTTAAGCCTCCTCCACCAAGATATTGTCCGCTTGACCCCACCAAGGTTCTTGATGCAAAATCCTCTATATCAGAATTCCCTGTAATACCATAAGATCCCCTAACCCGCAAGTTATCCAGCCAGTTGACATCCTGAAGAAAAGTCTCAGAAGAGAGCCTCCATCCTACGGATACCGCCCCAAACGTGCCCCATCTATACTCTGACCCAAATCTGGAATTACCATCTCTTCTAAGTGTTACGTCTGCCGTATAGCGATCATCATAATCATACTTTGCCTGGCCAAAAAAACCACCTCTTTTGTATTCCGTATAATTACTGTTTACAGCAAAAGGAGTAGCTGCATTTTGCAGATAAATCAATGCGGGATTAGGAAAACCTCTACCCGTAGCTGATTGCACATCCCCATTGGCACTCTTAAATTCAAAGCCTAAGATACCTGACACGGTATGAACATCATTGAACTTCTTATTGAAGTTGAAGTTGTGATTGGTGTTGAAGTTCATATTCCTTCTTGCATTAAATACGGAAGATCCACCATAAGATGAAAATGCGGGAATCGTAGAAGGACGATTGTTGATTTCTTGAACGTCAGAAAAATCGACACCAAAGTAGGAAGTGAAACTTAACCAAGGTGCAAACTGATAAGTCAAACTCAAATTTGAAACCGTCTGTACCGTCTTGGCGTTTCTGGTCTCTTCGTTCACTCCTTGAATGATATTATACCCAAACAGGTGATTGGATGGATAAGGAGAGAACTCGCCTTCTTCATCATAAATAGGGACATTAGGTCTGGCGGAATAGCCTGCCATAAATGGCCCGTTTACAAAATTACCCCGATCAATACTTCCATTTGTGTTTTGGTATGCTAACGATAAGGCTGCAGACACAGTAAACTTTTGATTAGGCCTATGTGTCAAATTAAGGCGCCCTGTAGCACGTTCATAATCAGACTTGATAATCTGGGCTTCTTGAGCGGTGTACGAACCCGAAAGGAAAAACGTGGTCTTTTCATCACCACCTGAAATAGAAAGGTCATAAACGCTCAATCGTCCATCACGATACAATTCATCCACCCAGCTGTATGACTCAAGATTCGGATCTTCAGGATTACCGTACGTAGCCGCCGCATTTGCAGGATTTAGCCCCGCGTTGATATATGCATCACGTTTGATTGCTGCCAATTGTGACGCATCCATCACATTATAAAGATTCATTGGCTTTACAATACCCTCCTGAACAGAAAGCCGAACATTTGTCTTGCCTTTTTTACCTCTTTTTGTATTAATCAATACCACGCCGTTTGCAGCCTGAGCACCATAAATCGCTGCAGCAGCTGCATCTTTTAGCACTTCTATTGATTCAATGTCATTCGGGTTAATAGAGGCCAGTGCATTTTGAGATCCCTGGTTGGATAAACTACCATTATCTCCGACTCCACCCACAGCTATCTGAACCCCATCCACAATATACAGTGGATCATTTCCGGCATTGATAGAACCTACCCCGCGTATACGTACATTAAGTGCTCCACCCGGCTGGCCTGTGGAAGAAGTCACCTGTACACCGGCAATTCTACCTTGCATCGCACGGTCAAATGACTGAACAGGCAGATCTTGAAACACCTCACCTTTAACTGCGGAAATGGCACCTGTAATTTCCCGTCGGGACTGATCCCCATAAGAGGTAACTACAAATTCTGAAAGAGACTGCACATCCGACTCCATTGCAACATCTATTGATGTGCGATTACCAATTGTGACCTCCTGTGGCTTCAACCCTATAAAGGTGAAGACCAACACATTGTTTCCGGCGGGCACGCTGATCGAGTACTTACCATCAATATCTGTGGCTGTACCGATTGTGGTTCCCTTCACCAGAACTGTTGCACCCGGTACTCCAAGATTATCTTCCGTGGAAGTAACCGTACCAGTGATCACGCGGCTTTGGGCGAAAACAATCGTATTTCCCAAAAACAGCATGAGTCCTAGAAGTAAAATTTTCCTCATAAATTGTATGATTTGGTTTATATTAATTCCCTATTATAAAGTTTTCGGAGAAAAACACAATAATCAGCATGTTATTTGAGAGGTCTACAATTCAAATAAAGTGTTGAACAAGTCTATATTTTTTCTTACTCCCAAAACAATCAACTGTTATTCCTGTTTTTTTTCAAAAGGATAGATTTAAATTTCGTTAATCAATTGTTAACAAAAGTTAATTTTTTATTACATAAATCACATAATACACTGTAAATGAGACAGAATCATACCGAAACAACTTTAATTTCACAATAGAGTATATTTGCAAAATTTTATTGTACGTTAAACATAAAAAAATATAGTTTACATGGGTAAACACATGAAAATAAAGAATAAAAACCTAAAACCTCCCATGTCCATACAGAAAAAACTATTTAAGTAAGCAAAAAACTTTATGAATAGTAATAGACATGCTATGTGAACAGGCAATACCTCAAAAGTCCCCTATAACACCTTGATAGTAATCCTTCTATTCAATGCCTGATTTTTCGGATTGCTGTTTGGTACCATTGGCTCCTTGTCTCCTTTCCCCTCTACCAACACGCGCCCATGATGAAAACCACTACCCACCAAATACTTTTGTACACTCTTGGCCCGCTGCAAACTGAGATTCTGATTATAGCTTGCACTACCTACATTATCAGTATGCCCTGTGATCAAAATATTCACATTTGGATTCTCAGATAAAAATTTAACCAGTCTTTTCAGCGATGAAATAGACTCAGGTTTCAAACTATACTCATCAAATTCGAAAAACACATTTTCAAACACGAATTCCTCTCCCGGAGCCACAGGCACCAACTCCACCTTTAAATCTTTAACATTCTTGATCTTATCCCGCTCCACATTATATATTTTGGGTATAAACCCTTTTTTC contains:
- a CDS encoding RagB/SusD family nutrient uptake outer membrane protein — encoded protein: MKNFIKIFIVGSVLFFGACDSMLETEPRQDLTPETAFTDVESFESLLLSIYGKVRSFDYYGQTMMVAPEIMADNLRIIANTGRYIGQEVNADRAHINLWDFDEDTNEFRGIYAGINEANILLTEIEEVEGDEGLRTQLKGEAYFLRALFYFDLARVYGYEPGQEVNGWSTSVILRTTPTLGFSNADFRARSTNREVYDQIESDLSNAVSSLGTEAIGTEGIYRASKGAAELLLARVYLYEGKDSEAASMATQAMATFGLDNTGEGLLEAAGYEAAFNTFPNPESVFEIEIRSVDWSSVDGVNNSMSSLTADVYTGAQFIVTATDELLDSYSAGDVRRNMWEETTRSGADGVVYESKKWLGAKGDFLENLPILRASELYLIRAEARQKTGDATGALADLNALRSKRGVSSLAGLSGNALFQAILTERRIEFALEGHRWFDLKRNGLTISKAGSIEPVPYSDYRILAPIPQDEIILNDLLENNPGYN
- a CDS encoding TonB-dependent receptor, with translation MRKILLLGLMLFLGNTIVFAQSRVITGTVTSTEDNLGVPGATVLVKGTTIGTATDIDGKYSISVPAGNNVLVFTFIGLKPQEVTIGNRTSIDVAMESDVQSLSEFVVTSYGDQSRREITGAISAVKGEVFQDLPVQSFDRAMQGRIAGVQVTSSTGQPGGALNVRIRGVGSINAGNDPLYIVDGVQIAVGGVGDNGSLSNQGSQNALASINPNDIESIEVLKDAAAAAIYGAQAANGVVLINTKRGKKGKTNVRLSVQEGIVKPMNLYNVMDASQLAAIKRDAYINAGLNPANAAATYGNPEDPNLESYSWVDELYRDGRLSVYDLSISGGDEKTTFFLSGSYTAQEAQIIKSDYERATGRLNLTHRPNQKFTVSAALSLAYQNTNGSIDRGNFVNGPFMAGYSARPNVPIYDEEGEFSPYPSNHLFGYNIIQGVNEETRNAKTVQTVSNLSLTYQFAPWLSFTSYFGVDFSDVQEINNRPSTIPAFSSYGGSSVFNARRNMNFNTNHNFNFNKKFNDVHTVSGILGFEFKSANGDVQSATGRGFPNPALIYLQNAATPFAVNSNYTEYKRGGFFGQAKYDYDDRYTADVTLRRDGNSRFGSEYRWGTFGAVSVGWRLSSETFLQDVNWLDNLRVRGSYGITGNSDIEDFASRTLVGSSGQYLGGGGLSISQLGNDLLTWEEAETFNIGVDGTMFNGRIIATVDFWRKNSKSLLFDTPLPVDSGFGEINRNTGEVRNQGIDIDLQTTNIVAGKFQWSTAFNITFLQNELLSLYDGLERVGNDLIVGRPIEFWYTNEYLGVNPANGLAMYADGNGGYTYLVGESTLDYRGSALPSSYGGFANSFTYGPISLELFFQGQFGNKVWNSDIYNLGAWGSGPDNQFVSQEDYWKQPGDVTTVGKPYEGGQAPGTSNIGTASTRLLSDGGYVRLKQVTLKYTLGTATAQKIGMSSATIYVQGMNLATFTKYNGIDPEVNSVGETTYGSFPNGKQITAGINLNF
- a CDS encoding S8 family serine peptidase is translated as MRKIILTLTLLVVAAAVLFGQSHSSVKSELSSARTQINSSFDQDYQHLFMPKHLLIQKANAREIPLRLTLSNGEIAELQYFDQTENPVYYKTMNVNAANTTGTVALQPNGNLGVNLTGKDMVVGIYDQTRPKIDHVEYKGRLTQVDGSTETISNHSTHVSGTILASGIRENAKGMASEATGWAFNWESDLSKMNNNAYDPITKPGGHLVSNHSYGVVLGWYTNSSNNWAWAGNASIDPDEDYRFGFYSSKSKGLDDLIFSKPYYTVVWAAGNDRSDSGDGSRDPDGPDDTIGPEGVAKNVITVGAVSNVPNYSRPSDVSMSNFSSWGPTDDGRIKPDLVGMGVGVFSSAIANGGSSDAYATLSGTSMASPNVTGSLLLLQQLYSKRNNGRFMWASTLKALVLNTTKEAGQNTGPDYVYGWGLLDTEAAANIILNENGSSEIIREVNLANKEIYEYEFISDGVNAIRITIAWTDPSGTPAAASLNPKNLMLVNDLDIRVVDEQGKSYFPWTLNPDAGPTASAAQDKDNFRDNVEQILISSPISQKYRVKISHKGELVNGSQDFSLVMKAGTLDGADETLYWIGGSGGNWNNEKNWSASSNGPPINKVPTLSSRVVFDGIAGSSTVDFPANAYAFSVNLFGDQPVNFDLNSNTLEVSNGLRISNQVTTVENGEIVLSNDGVNKQIVELGQATFDDVNLHFLKGNWEVIEAERLDDVTIGQANLEYKTEEIRLSTLLLSSDGSLQGDFDEIFFSEQLVIASGASLKETVGLVFEGTSGTFENNAAESSYLLSITSGSLNLLSDGITSLAIDNGEAVVRTPLINISKLSIGQAAILNLGQNAQVVISEEIISSATPGNPAHITANSKGKLIHDQYRKYCFENISITNVDLEGEAIINLGNSGTITNSSGWLEQNCEDVLFANFEALYSCAGAAVTFENLSEGAITTYAWDFAGMGSSDLENPFFVFEIPGTYMVTLRISNAEGFTDIEQSIVVEENALQQPSIVVNGSVLTSQQPGSAYQWYQNGELILGATLRSFEVTEDGLYRVAIFNDVCNSISDPVVISALPDQEIELGKFGIFIGPNPTEKSLNIVVSNDYQGPVTFQVVDMAGRVCFLKKITKNISELEVQLDLNGSRGVYILQIQTNNLTFHKRIIKQ